In Monodelphis domestica isolate mMonDom1 chromosome 1, mMonDom1.pri, whole genome shotgun sequence, the sequence TGCTTCTTGTGTTTGGGCATTAAATACTGGGCAGGGTTCGTTTATGGAGTGGCCAATGTTGGCATGGAATGAGGCACCGACCTAATTACTCTTCCGCAAGAGTAAAAAATGCCTTTTGAATGCCTCATTGGCAAATATGTCTCattaagaacaacaacaacaaaaaacccaaatacaAACCCTCTAAGAAGGAGAAATGAAGATGATAGGTAACTTGTGGCCAGGAGACTTTCTGTGCCACTGTGGGAAATTAAAGTAAATTTAGGAAGTACCAGAGGATAACTTGTTATTGTTGGATTGATTTTTTGCAAGCGAAATGATATTATAGGCCTgggattatcttattttttaccTCATGTCACTTTGGTCTTATCAAAGAAGAATCTTACCTGGCAGAAAGAGATTGACCTCCCATCACTGGcaaaatcacaggattatagatttagagctagaagaaatcttaTAGCCCATAGAGTTcaacttctctcattttacagatggtgaaactgaggcacagagagattaaaggATGTGCACTCAGGCCTTATAAGAGCCTTAAGAGCCTCCTGACTCTTAAGTCtggactttatccactgtacaaTGCTGCCTCTCTTCCAGTTATGTAGTAGTATAATAATATGACCTCCACAACTGAGAGTGGAGAAAATCCCTCTATTAGAGGCATGCATCATAGAGGAAAGCAAATATTCTCTGTGACAAAACCATGGACTACAATCCTGAGGTGTTTTCTGACTACCTGGACATCAGTTTCATGTGTTTGGACTGTCTCAGGAGACAGTAGTTTGTTTCTGAAATTACTGATACTACTGTCACTGGAGATCTTCAAAGATTGTATGGCCACTTATCAGATGCATTCTTGTGGTGTTGGGTACCATCTTGTCCCAGATATAGAAAGAAGTAAACAATTTTTGCCTATCTATTGGGGCAGCCCATTCTGGATGGCTGACATTCTGTAATTCTGTGAATGAAAACAACGTAATACAGTCTTTAAGACTGTAAAACACAGAAAAGATACTTTGGTAGAGGGGATTCCctaaaccaataaaatcacagctcTAACGCCTTTAATTTAAGATTGTGtttgaagagtttttaaaaaatatatcaatatcaaggagatatgagattttttttccccactggaCTGGGTTATTTTCCTTatcctgatttttaaatttttaagatGCTGTCTCTGTATAAATCAAACTAACTCTTGGAAAATACTGAGTTGATAGCATTGGAGACTAAAGTTTATggttcatataaaatatttatattatggtTTTTTAcctctatacttttcttttttgtaaactATTGCCCCCATAGGGTAGGTAGTAGGCACATTATGCTTTGCTTTCTCTGGTAATAATAACATAGTTTGCCTTTATTCAGTGCTTTTCTCATTTATCTGGTTTTTATGTCATAGTATGTTATATATTGTTATAAATTAGAAGATAATCTCAGTACAGACTAGGATTGCTTtgtcattttaaatattaatatcttAACTTAATATGAAGGCAATGAAGCCCAGATGTGTGAAATGCCTAAAATCACACATCTAGTGAGttaaaagagcaagaatttgaacccatatcttctgattccaaatccagtaccgTTTCCATTATTCCAAGCTGCTGTGGCTACCAAACAAAGCAAAACTAATTGGTCCACAAAGGTATCAAATGCCTGACTTTGGCCTCATTAGCACTATGCTTCAACCAAATGCACTAGCCTGGCAAAGAGGAAGATTGTTTATAGCAAGATTCTCAAAGGGAGGGTTTCAGAGGTTCCCACTTCTTGCTTGGTCACTAGCTGGCTAGGTGACCTCAGAAAGAATGTTTGCCTGGCCACTACAATTAGTTAATTATACTAACCCCAGGGCAAGTGTCATGATTAGAAAGGTATTTCTTTACACTGGCCATCTACTCTTATTAGGAGGTACAGCATTAATCTTGTGCAACTAGACAAgaaatttaaatgattatttgtCATTCTTGTCATgacttattttaattctttcaattataCCAGGCTAGCTGTTCCTCCTACCTAGCATAGCCCTCCCTTTAGAATTAATTCTGCCTCTGAGTTCTACTTTGTCACTAGCAGAAGGAGAAGATGTAGAGCCAGGGAAATGATTCTTGGCTAAACTGTCATATGAAATGAATAGGATTGATTGCACAGTTGAATACCTTGTGACTAATGAAATGTTCTTCAGGTACGCTTAGGTTACAGTTACAGAGTCAGAAGTCCCTCTTAAGAAGACCACACAACATGTTGTTGGGCTTCAGAAATTACTTAAAACCCAATAGTTGCTGGAGCTCCCCACCCTTTCATGTCTGGATATATAGCTCTAGAGTATGGAAAAGGTTTGGTTTTATTATATTCATGTCAAGGGACATGGGTTGAGTTTAGTCTGCTTTCATGGTTTTCATACAAAAAAATGACCAGAAGATATACATATTGTCTTCCTTAAGGGCAGTGATTGTGTTCTCATCTTTCTGTGTATCACCAGGACTTAACCTCAATGTCTACTACAGATtgctggacaagttacttaacctttacctcaatttccttaacaataaaatgttgggtttttttatagAATCTACCTCAGAAggtgattgtgaggatcagatgcgCACATTTGTAAGCTATGCTGAACACAAAAAGcaccaaataaatgcttatttctctaCGTCCTTCTAAATGCCCGactgaataaaattgaattagaataaaaataataactggaaAGAGCCCTAAATTTGCAGTGTGCCTCTGTAACCAGATTACCTATAGGTGGGTGAAAGAAGGGCATTAGGCCATAGAAATCATTACAATCTCTTCTAAGATTTATTTCAAATTTGTTCTTATTCATTCACCCTTTTTTTTCACCTTCCTCTAACTTCCATTAAAACacaattcagggggcagctgggtagctcagtggattgagacccaggcctagagatgggaggtcctaggttcaaatctgacctcagacacttcccagctgtgtgaccctgggcaagtcacttaatccccattgcctagcccttaccactcttctgccttggagccaatacacagtattgactccaagacggaaggtaagggtttaaaaaaaaaaaaacacaattcagTGTCTCATCCTAGTGTCAGGGTAACCTGGGTTTTAAGGGCCATACCAAGACAGTGTAAGTATCAGCAAAGTAGAAAGTCTTGAACAAGGGGGCCAGTGGCAGAATGCCATGGAAGGATTAATTTAGACCAGTTCATAATAGGTTCATCAAGGAAAGGTAGGATGCCAAGGCATGAAAGACTTCCTTCTGTGGTCTAATGCATAAAGAGGTTGTGATCTTCTGTCACTGGTTTATCCCACCAATAAAGTCATGGTAACTTGATAAGTAAATTGCCTTCGGTATCAAAATCATCAAGTCCAAAGTGGCTTTTAAATTGCATCTAAAGAGCTCACCTTATAAATTACCCACTttaacaagaaaaattaaaatatataatttcatcatttaatttaattaggtgaatttatttttgctttgttactTAACAGGAAGAAAAACAATCTTTCTAAGCTGggatttctttaatttctaattatgtaaaatagagatagtagtACCTGCCTGGCTGGATTATGAAACAGAAGAATATTCTTTAGTTCTATTCTTTGTGAAATTTGCCAAAAAGATTCCTGAACAGTGTGCATAGAGGATTTTACACCAGTTAATAAGgttgtagaattaaaaaaaaattctcctccaAGTGACTTCAATTAACACCAGCATTACCTCCCTAGCCTAAATGAAGCCAGATTCAAGTGAGACCCATTATAAGTGTTTCGTAGTAAGAAAGGCACCATATAAAAATCATTTGTACAATGGTAACTTGTCCCTGATGTTATTGGCTTTGATTAAACCGTTCCAGAGAAAGATCCAATTTTACTTATCCAGAGCTACAATAATTGACTCTTTTATATTCCCTCCATGTTATTATCAACTTATATATCCAAGTGCCGACAAaatccctttccattttttaaaaagcattgacTAAGTGCCTATGTTGAATGGATCTTCATTCACTCCTTTTAAAAAACTCACTTCCATATCTTTTACATAATCCAGAGTAACTTCTAGGAAGTAATTGAAAAGTTAACTAAAATTTTATGGTTATAAAAGTAGGAAGTGGGGGTAATGGGATGAAATCACTCATAATAAGAATAAGGGGAAAAATTGGAAACTTCATACCCAAGGAATGGCTTTCTCTGGTATCATAGAGATGATATAAATCTctcccactcccccacccccattgacCTGCTAGATTGAGTTTCTTGGCACTTGGCATTCACTTTGGAGTAGTGTGGGTATTTTTTTCTGCAGTTCTTCTTATACTTAGTAGGATTTAGATTGGAGTTATTTATAAACCTCCTCCTCAGGGTCaggcataaaaagaaaaagaggtatGACATTCCTCTTGATGTTTCTTTTGAAGGTCTTAGTTTTAGGTTAGTATCATTTCTCTGATCTATGCAAAGTATGAATTCCTTAAAGGTAGGTAGAATCTCACTGATAGATATTAGAAACTGTTACCTCAGGAATGTTAACTCCTCCTGACCATTTCCCATCCCCATTCTCCTTCCCTCAAATATCAGACTAGAGGTCAAGTAAAATTCATCCCATAACTGCCTTTAAAGTCATTGGAATGCCATAGCCCTTGGGGTCTTCTTATggcttaaagagaaaaaaaatcatgattaaaTTGCTGTTAGAGAAGTCTTGTGTGACCAACATCCTGACTTCAGAATAAAGAgcatatttgaaataaaatatttgttattttattaatgaaGATTGAATCATCAAttcttttaaacaaattaattttcttcaatggTAATCTAGCATTGTcacagattattttaaaattagctaGAAATAGTTAAGACAAGAAGATAACTGATTTCAACTTAAGAACTTTGGGGACCTCAAGACAGATTCAGGcaatatgttatttattttgttagtcAATATTGAATGAATCAGTTTGGACCCTAGATGATTACTAGGTGCTAGCTATGTTTTCTAGAATTTTGAATCTAGAATCTGAAATTGAACATTCGTTCCTAGATTCTCAATTTGCTTGCTGGCATCCTGCTTAAACTTAGGCAATTCACCTTAAACTTTCTATGTCATGGTTAACATGAAGCCAATAATTCAGTATGTAACATACGTGAAACATTAGCAGCTAAGTAACAGTTGTAATAAAGAATACCAGTCCCAGTGTAGCAGATATAAATTACTTGAGAGTGAATGAAGTTAGTTATGACGCATTTATGGAAGCATAAAAATATCGAAAGACACTCTACTAAAaacatcttgggttcaaatcctccctctgatgtatactggctgtgtgactcaggacaaATCAACCTTTAAATATCCCAGGCAACTTTCTATGATTTTGAGTTGCAGAATAATTGATGACTTGCattgatatattaatttttttacctGGAACTCCTTGTACTAATGAAATGATTGGCctagatacaaatatatatatataaataaatttaaatggtcaaATCATTGTTCCCCAAGCTTGTTTATTGAAACTACTAAATCTTATTTTGAAGAAATGTGATACAATGTTTTTTTGAGCTTATCTTATTTACTTAGACTTACCTAGGAGGACATATTGATAAGGTATTTAATGTGGGTCCTTTctatcctctttttctttctttgatatcaGGTAAAATTGGGTGGAGATGCCCCCAACTCCAGTGTAATCCACATTACCAGTGCGGAAGTTGGCAGTGGTCAACAGAACAATTCCAGGTGGAAGAGATTTGATGGGGGATATGGAGCTGAGTGCCATCTCCTGGATTTTGCCAACCCTGAGCGTCCACTGGTTGTCAACTTTGGGTCAGCCACTTGACCACCATTCACAAGCCAGCTACCAGCCTTTAGCAAGCTGGTGGAAGAGTTCTCAACAGTGGCTGACTTCTTGTTGGTCTACATTGATGAAGCTCATCCATCAGATGGTTGGGCGGTGCCTGGTAACTCCTCTGTGTCTTTTGAGGTGAAGAAGCACCGAAACCAGGAAGACCGCTGTGCAGCAGCCCATCAGCTCCTGGAGCGCTTCTCCTTGCCGCCCCAATGCCAGGTGGTGGCTGACTGCATGGATAACAATGCCAACATAGCCTATGGGGTATCTTTTGAGCGTGTGTGTATTGTGCAGAGACAAAAAATTGCTTACCTAGGAGGGAAAGGCCCCTTTTTCTATAATCTTCAGGAAGTCCGACTTTGGCTAGAAAAGAACTTCAGCAAGAGATGAAATCCAGGTTAGCTGGAGGAATTTGAGTTGCATAGTAccctattaaaaataacaaaaagtggggggagagaaggatgTACCAGATCCATAATTTCAACTGGATCTCATTCCCCCATTGCAGGAGAACAGTTTGAATAGCCATCTCAGAAGAATAAAACCATCCCTAACAAACTATCAACACTTTccctaccaaaaaaaataatacctACCTAACCAGCAATTCCATGTTATCTTTACACTTTTTGAAAAAGAGCCTATGATGAGCAGGAAGAAAACCTATTTCTAAGTGCCTCCATCCTGCCTTGAGATGGAATTAAAACAACTGGTGCTTGCtttgggaaaaatgggaaaaatacttCAGCCTGCACAAGAGAAAGGCCAGGgacaaaaactaaattaaaataatgattattatcCAAAATTTACCCATTATGAGTAGAAGATTGTTGGTAAATCCCTAAGTATTTGTTTATAGTgagtcttggggggggggaagggggcatCCACATAGTTGTCATCCTGATTTTTAGAATGTTGGTGTCATCTCTGGTTCTATCTCTGCTTGTACTGTAAAATGCTGGCCTAAACATCCAAGATTCTCTGAATAATTAGGAGTAGATTTTGAGGACCTTTCCTCAGTTTGAAGGGTTAGGTTACTCTCTGGTCAAAAGGTAAAATAGTTATAGGAAGTACACTGGACTTCGAGTTTTATTTACTGAGTTAAAATTCTGACTATCATTTATCAGTTGTgggatcttagacaagtcatttaatattcctggtcctcagttttctcatctgtaaactaaggattttggattagatggtctccaaAGGCCTTTTAAACTTAAAAGCAATATAATTCTTCCGtaaatgacaacaaaggaaaagagaaaactcaaaGATCAAGAGACTACGACAGAGTTTTACTTTGAAGCAGCAGAGAGGCTAACTAGTTAGTTAGGAATAGAAACACATAACCACATCTGATTAATGCTCCAGGCCAGAGAAAATAGTTTTATTGAAACCCATCAGAGACCCCATGAGTGGGAAACAATTTATTTATCTGATAatgagagagggggggaggggaggagggagctaGAAAGCTAATGGGTAgttttgcatttttatattatataatttatttgtctTTAGTTTGTGTAATTGGAGTGGGGGAATAAACATACCATGATACCTCACTGAGAATGAACTAGTGCCATAGGTTACTCTGTGGTTCCAACAGTGTCAGTTGTTGAAATGTTACATAGCTCCACTCATTCCTTGGCATGGAATACTTATTGGTCTCTATAATGATGTTCTTCTATATGTTGAGCTGAAAACATTGCTGAAATATTTCATGAATCTTCTCAGCTGCCATGCAGGGAATGATTTATTTGTTGCTCAACTCATGTAGCCTTATTGTCCCACAAAAGTAGGTAACTTATCAAGAATGATGCAAATATGGTTTTCTTAGAACCATGAGTGTTGAGTcatcaagcatttgttaaatgcctacaatgtgtcaggcactgtattaagaaCCTGAGAAAGTAGGAGAAAGCTAGTTGGAAAATGACTCCCATCAGAATATATCAGAGCCTTTTTATAGTGCAATCCACAATGACAGACATGGGCTGTGTCACAACAAAATTCCCACCATTAGAAAGAATTAAGAATTGGATCTGACTTGGCCCCCTCCATCAAGGGTTAATCCTTAAGAATAACCAAAAGACTTTGTTATAAAGTGTGAGTTTCCTCTACTACATTGTTATGTGCTATAGATGGATTTTTATTAAACTGCCAGGTTATAGAAACATTTTGAGAAGACAACTATCACTTTTCTTGAAGATCAGACTTTAGGTAATATTTAAAGGCtaggatataaataaaataaaatgtgaacactttttttttgtaatttgagaATTTCAAATTTCAGTAGATGTCAATATTTATGAACATAACTCTTACTTATTAGTAATTTTAAAGAAGATCAACACAGAAACAATACTAAGTTCAGGTAACTGTATCTGAAAAGAAGTAATTATGTATTGCAAAAGACAAATATCATCCCATTGAGAAAAAGTATAAACTTGAAAGTACTGAATTtgcatatcagaaaaataaagtttcagaattgaaaaaaaaaattctgtactGAAGTACAGCtcaaattttttccccttctaagtTTCCTAAACCATCTAGCTTTTTCAGTGTTTCATACACAGAAGAGGTAAATGGAATTACAAGACTCTAAGTTACTTAATGACTTGCtactaaataatatttttttaaaaatataaaatgtttacagATTCCTGAATTTTTCTCACTTGGAATTTTTGCATTAAAAAATTATTGGTTTATTTGCccagtttctttgtttttcaaaatgggGTTAGGACTTATATGGTGCCCTTAAGAGATCTCATAAACATCAGTGGCACCATATGAATGATGTTTTCCTTGGAAGTatcttcttgtttgttttttcccctatgtACAGAACTGGTATTGTATGTCAGagaaggtggggggaggaaaaatgAGATTCCAAGAAGGTGATGCTCATTGTCCAGATTAAGAGTTGAATAAAAAATACTTCTGTGTTCTGGTTTTGCTATGAGTATGTAGAAAGAAGTGCAGAATATATAGGTGAATCATTTTGCAGAGGATAAGCAGGTAGAGAAACAGCAATGGAAGTTAGTAAATGAAAGTATAGGACAGATATcaggggaaaaattatttttaatagggAGATATATCCACTTAGAGCAGATTCCCCAAGGAAGAGCATGGAAACCCTACCATTACACAAGGGTAAGGCAATTTGCTATACATAACCCATTTCACACCTCAACAAGCATGACCAGAGAGGCTgctatatttgtattattatgCCCTTTGTTTACAGAACATACTTCTGATTCTTGTGACAATTTATTTCTAAGAATCTTAATAATCCTCTGGGAGATGAAACATCTTTTGGTGCTAGtctttcatatatacatattcacatatatgtatacacataccgCCACAACTGTGATTTTGGCAtctgtcatctcatttgatcattttcGTTTGACAGGCCATATTTATATCAGGCTctcaatttaaatatattaactgGACTAGCTTTTATGTTATTGAAATTGTTTTGTAGCTACTTAAGCCTTTGTTAGAAGCTATGGATTCATATTTTATTCAATGATTTGAAGTTTTATGATGTAGAACTGTTCAAAACTTACTTTATTACTTAGAAGATTGACTAGGACTTTCTCAAATGGACATGAATGAAGTGTCCTTCAAGTAATGGCAGACatttaatacaatattaaaaatagCTCCTGATCTTGCAAGAGTTAATCAGATTAGAAATGGTCATCTAGCTTTGCATATTTGAAGTGACAGCAATTTAATTTACAGGGCTATCTTTTTACCTGTTTTGAATTTCTAGTACTGTGTATTCACATGCTCCTGATTTGGAGCaccattgtttttttaaacattttaatcatCTTATAAAACAAATTGTTACTATATCCAATCATTCCCAGTCCTCATAATGTAGAGAAGACCTTCATTCTGTCCCTTCCATATTTGTGCTCCCAGTCAGGGCTTATAGatagaaatgatgaaatagattGAGTGACTTTATATGGTCTATAGGTACCAGAGGGACAGAGTTAAAGATGATCTCTTTTCCCTTGGAAAAAAGCATATAGAAATTGGTTATTCTTTTCTATATCTACTTTGTATGGACCATGGACATGGAGACTAGTCTCATACcttgaaaaatacaaaagaatgagGATCTGATCTTCTGGGAATTTAAAGAAGATTTCCCCCTCTGGAACTGAGACAAGCTCAAACTCTGATTCATGAGTCTCAGAATTGAGTTCATTCAGAATTTCATGATTATTTGTGAAGgtagaatttaaaaataagctCTCTTCTATAGGTGAGGGAATGATGAAAAGTTCAACATTTAAAATTCCTTAGAATCTGACCATGTCTTTTTCAATAGTAGTTGTTGGCaatgaaaaatcttaaaaaatgagACTGAAAGTTCCAGCTGAAATAATTGTTTTTGGTTATGCCTCACCTCTTGCCTTAAACATAAGGAAAATCAAAGCCATTTTACTCACATTTCATAGAACTACTATTTCCATTTATACCTCCCACTCTATAATGGGAGATCCCTTAAAATTGCAGAAGAGCTCTTCAGGGGAATGATATTGGAGAAGGGGATTGAGGGAGGGAAGAGTTGTGCAGTGAAGAACCAGAGTCCTGCCTCAGTAGAGGTAGGAAAAAGTCTTTTCCATATCACTCCTCAAAGCAGTACTGCTGTGCCTAAATGGGTCAGACTGGATTAAGAGTCAGTGGTTTTCTGACACTGTAGTTATTAGTCATTGCCAGAAGCTTGTTCTGAGCAGACAGATGCTGTTCTGTCTGAAGAAAGAGTGAACTAATAGAAAGGCAATTCCTACATCGATTCGAATAAGTTTCTTCATGGAGTAGTACTGACTCTGGGTGGCAGTACCAAGGTTTTTGGGGAGTTTATTATTTAGCGATTGGATGTTGAATATACACAGGTTTAATGGAGTCACTATTTGGCTCCACtaatcataacaataataaaaaatgtgagcaaataaataaaacgcaagcaaattaATGAAAGAAACCCACAGAGAGAAGAAGCTTCCCAAGTCTTGGGTAAGCTACATCACTGGATGACATTGTTTCAATGTGATTGAGGGTTGGGAGCAACATTGAAGACATACGCATTCAGTACTACATAACCAAAGCAATGAAAGTTATTGGGTAGGGAATATTGGCcagtgttgttcagttgtgtgcCATGCTACCACAGTCCTCATAATCACTAGCCCAAGCTTTGGGCATCTAAAGTGGGAGACCAAGGTGTGGAAGGGCTGCCAGTGTGCAAATGATGATCTCTAACAAAAGAGTCAGTCACTCCGTTAGAGGTTGGATGTGGTCACAGTGGCTTGCTGCTCCCTGTCTTGAAGTCCCCCTAGCAAGGAGATTAATTTGGTGAATGATATTATGAGTACTTGGTAAACATGGTGAGAACACAAGTGTATGTGTGTTCGTGCATGTTTGTACGTGTGTGTCTCTGCTTATCCATGATGGAAACAATTGCTTTGCAGAATGTCAGCAAGAAATGTGTTATAATACTGGTGCTGAGTGGAATGTgtgctttaaaaaattccttgtattttaataaaacctaaagaatgaaaagatgtgaattttttgtgatattatttttcaattattacCCAGGCCTCTGCTTTTTCTGGACAATGTTCATAgttaaaaaaagatcaagaatttgaTTGTGCCTTgacatttatgtataaatattcaCTGGAGTCAAATTAATGTAATCTTAAAAATTTTACATGAGAATttcaagaaaagcaaa encodes:
- the DIO2 gene encoding type II iodothyronine deiodinase isoform X1 — its product is MLLMKKLRPMEGAKGKPENSSKVTKEAEKMGLLSIDLLITLQILPVFFSNCLFLALYDSVILLKHVVLLLSRSKSTRGEWRRMLTSEGLRCVWKSFLLDAYKQVKLGGDAPNSSVIHITSAEVGSGQQNNSRWKRFDGGYGAECHLLDFANPERPLVVNFGSATUPPFTSQLPAFSKLVEEFSTVADFLLVYIDEAHPSDGWAVPGNSSVSFEVKKHRNQEDRCAAAHQLLERFSLPPQCQVVADCMDNNANIAYGVSFERVCIVQRQKIAYLGGKGPFFYNLQEVRLWLEKNFSKRUNPG
- the DIO2 gene encoding type II iodothyronine deiodinase isoform X2 translates to MLLMKKLRPMEGAKGKPENSSKVTKEAEKMGLLSIDLLITLQILPVFFSNCLFLALYDSVILLKHVVLLLSRSKSTRGEWRRMLTSEGLRCVWKSFLLDAYKQVKLGGDAPNSSVIHITSAEVGSGQQNNSRWKRFDGGYGAECHLLDFANPERPLVVNFGSATUPPFTSQLPAFSKLVEEFSTVADFLLVYIDEAHPSDGWAVPGNSSVSFEVKKHRNQEDRCAAAHQLLERFSLPPQCQVVADCMDNNANIAYGVSFERVCIVQRQKIAYLGGKGPFFYNLQEVRLWLEKNFSKR